A window of the Hippoglossus stenolepis isolate QCI-W04-F060 chromosome 8, HSTE1.2, whole genome shotgun sequence genome harbors these coding sequences:
- the LOC118113331 gene encoding protein MTSS 1 isoform X5 yields the protein MEAVIEKECSALGGLFQTVIADMKSSYPIWEDFISKAGKLQSQLRATAVAVAVFLDAFQKVADLATNSRGGTRDIGSALTRMCMRHRSIEAKLKQFSIGFLECLINPLQEQVEEWKRGVNTLDKDHAKEYKRARQEIKKKSSDTLKLQKKAKKGRGDIQPQLDSAMQDVSDKYILLEETEKQALRKALIEERQRFCCFVAMLRPVVDEEISMLGEVIHLQAISDDLKALTSDPHKLPPASEQVIMDLKGSDYGWSYQTPPSSPSHTMSRKSSMCSSTLPQPAPARLSSISSHDSGFISSSQDQYMSSKSSSPMPAETKACPSSSCSEVSETGQLHSDCSAPSPLAAATAPQHTDKLSNGFDHYSPASSPYLHSNGGSLGSGSATAFPFYPPSSSSSTSTSTSTSCPTRSWSRPASALLPDYTQYCTMGSPMVPSSQVPTWKDWAKPGPYDQPMVNTLRRKKDKETPAIIDSNGNMNSDGSISSSTPARAVLQTPSSSASVVEKSRTVAAPLKAGEFEVHEELALVLSRGLELDTQRSSRDSMQCSSGYSTQTNTPCCSEDTIPSQVSDYDYFSMAGDQEPEQQHSEFDKSSTIPRNSDISQSYRRMFQTKRPASTAGLPSTQAPYPGQGAYPVGPYPPTPIHTGAYPSNPTGPCSGQSFYSGSSSYNASGSYPTSHGPVMVTPGVATIRRTPSSKPSARRSGSVVGTGPIPIRTPVVPVKIPTVPDMSAAVNGNRNAEERRGGGEIPYSPTFTGGEDVDTLPVMSWSGQATTNPPTVPLPNQLTQQHLQSETGGEEAREGGKGNMLVAIRKGVKLKRTLTNDRSSPRIA from the exons GTGGAACCAGAGACATTGGATCAGCTTTGACCAGGATGTGTATGAGACATCGCAGCATAGAGGCCAAACTGAAGCAGTTCTCCAT AGGTTTCCTGGAGTGTCTGATCAACCCTCTACAAGAACAGGTGGAGGAGTGGAAAAGAGGAGTAAATACTTTGGACAAGGACCACGCTAAAG AATATAAAAGAGCTCGGCAGGAAATCAAGAAGAAATCCTCGGACACCCTGAAACTTcagaagaaagcaaagaaag GTCGAGGAGATATCCAGCCCCAGTTGGACAGCGCCATGCAGGATGTCAGTGATAAATACATTCTgctggaggagacggagaaacaggCCCTGAGGAAGGCGCTTatagaggagagacagagattcTGCTGCTTCGTCGCCATGCTCCGGCCTGTCGTG GATGAGGAAATTTCTATGTTGGGAGAGGTCATCCATCTCCAGGCCATCTCTGATGACCTCAAagccctgacctctgacccacaCAAGCTTCCGCCTGCCAGTGAACAG gtGATCATGGATCTGAAGGGCTCAGACTATGGTTGGTCATATCAAACGCCCCCCTCTTCCCCCAGCCACACCATGTCCAGGAAGTCCAGCATGTGCAG CTCCACGCTGCCGCAGCCGGCCCCAGCTCGGCTCTCGAGCATCTCCTCCCACGACTCGGGTTTCATTTCCTCATCACAAGACCAATACATGTCGTCCAAATCATCCTCGCCTATGCCAGCTGAAACAAAG GCTTGTCCCAGTTCCAGCTGCTCTGAGGTGTCTGAGACTGGGCAGCTTCACAGTGACTGCAGCGCCCCCTCTCCTCTAGCTGCTGCTACTGCACCTCAGCACACTGACAAg ttgTCCAATGGCTTTGACCACTACAGTCCGGCCAGTTCCCCCTACCTGCATAGCAACGGGGGGAGTTTGGGCTCGGGGTCGGCCACCGCCTTCCCGTTctaccctccctcctcctcatcctccacctccacctccacctccacctcctgccCCACTCGCTCATGGTCCCGTCCCGCCTCAGCCTTGCTGCCAGACTACACCCAATACTGTACGATGGGCTCGCCCATGGTGCCGTCATCTCAGGTCCCAACCTGGAAG GACTGGGCAAAGCCAGGGCCTTACGACCAGCCCATGGTCAACACACtaaggaggaagaaagacaagGAGACCCCGGCTATAATCGACAGTAATGGTAACATGAACAGTGACGGCTCGATCTCGTCCTCAACACCAGCTCGGGCTGTTCTACAAACACCAAGCTCATCGGCTTCTGTGGTAGAGAAAAGCAGGACTGTGGCGGCACCTCTCAAG GCTGGTGAATTCGAGGTCCATGAGGAACTGGCCCTAGTCTTGTCCAGAGGTCTGGAGCTGGACACCCAGAGGTCCAGCAGAGACTCCATGCAGTGCTCGAGTGGCTACAGCACCCAGACCAACACACCCTGCTGCTCCGAAGACACCATACCTTCACAAG TATCAGATTATGACTATTTCTCAATGGCTGGAGATCAGGAGCCTGAGCAGCAGCATTCTGAATTTGACAAGTCCTCCACCATCCCCAGAAACAGTGACATCAGTCAGTCCTACCGACGCATGTTCCAGACCAAACGCCCAGCCTCCACAGCCGGTCTGCCCAGCACACAGGCTCCGTACCCTGGACAGGGGGCCTACCCCGTGGGGCCTTATCCTCCCACACCGATCCACACAGGAGCTTATCCATCTAACCCTACAG GCCCATGTTCAGGTCAATCGTTTTATTCCGGATCCAGCTCCTATAATGCCTCTGGCTCCTATCCTACAAGCCACGGCCCAGTTATGGTCACCCCAGGGGTTGCCACAATCCGCCGCACCCCGTCCTCAAAACCTTCCGCTCGCCGCTCAGGCTCTGTCGTGGGCACAGGCCCCATCCCTATTCGCACGCCCGTCGTCCCGGTGAAAATCCCAACAGTCCCTGATATGTCTGCTGCGGTTAACGGGAACAGGAATGCTGAGgagaggcgaggaggaggagaaatcccATACTCTCCAACATTTACAGGAGGTGAGGATGTCGACACGTTGCCTGTGATGTCCTGGAGCGGTCAGGCTACGACCAACCCCCCCACCGTCCCGCTGCCCAACCAGCTGACCCAGCAGCACCTTCAGAGCgagactggaggagaggaggcgaggGAAGGGGGGAAGGGAAACATGCTGGTGGCCATTCGCAAGGGGGTCAAGCTCAAGAGAACCCTCACCAATGATCGCTCCTCACCGCGCATCGCATGA
- the LOC118113331 gene encoding protein MTSS 1 isoform X7 — MEAVIEKECSALGGLFQTVIADMKSSYPIWEDFISKAGKLQSQLRATAVAVAVFLDAFQKVADLATNSRGGTRDIGSALTRMCMRHRSIEAKLKQFSIGFLECLINPLQEQVEEWKRGVNTLDKDHAKEYKRARQEIKKKSSDTLKLQKKAKKGRGDIQPQLDSAMQDVSDKYILLEETEKQALRKALIEERQRFCCFVAMLRPVVDEEISMLGEVIHLQAISDDLKALTSDPHKLPPASEQVIMDLKGSDYGWSYQTPPSSPSHTMSRKSSMCSSLNSVNSSDSRGSSGSHSHSPSSSSSSSSSHQLFQHHHPRHRYRSSTLPQPAPARLSSISSHDSGFISSSQDQYMSSKSSSPMPAETKACPSSSCSEVSETGQLHSDCSAPSPLAAATAPQHTDKDWAKPGPYDQPMVNTLRRKKDKETPAIIDSNGNMNSDGSISSSTPARAVLQTPSSSASVVEKSRTVAAPLKAGEFEVHEELALVLSRGLELDTQRSSRDSMQCSSGYSTQTNTPCCSEDTIPSQVSDYDYFSMAGDQEPEQQHSEFDKSSTIPRNSDISQSYRRMFQTKRPASTAGLPSTQAPYPGQGAYPVGPYPPTPIHTGAYPSNPTGPCSGQSFYSGSSSYNASGSYPTSHGPVMVTPGVATIRRTPSSKPSARRSGSVVGTGPIPIRTPVVPVKIPTVPDMSAAVNGNRNAEERRGGGEIPYSPTFTGGEDVDTLPVMSWSGQATTNPPTVPLPNQLTQQHLQSETGGEEAREGGKGNMLVAIRKGVKLKRTLTNDRSSPRIA; from the exons GTGGAACCAGAGACATTGGATCAGCTTTGACCAGGATGTGTATGAGACATCGCAGCATAGAGGCCAAACTGAAGCAGTTCTCCAT AGGTTTCCTGGAGTGTCTGATCAACCCTCTACAAGAACAGGTGGAGGAGTGGAAAAGAGGAGTAAATACTTTGGACAAGGACCACGCTAAAG AATATAAAAGAGCTCGGCAGGAAATCAAGAAGAAATCCTCGGACACCCTGAAACTTcagaagaaagcaaagaaag GTCGAGGAGATATCCAGCCCCAGTTGGACAGCGCCATGCAGGATGTCAGTGATAAATACATTCTgctggaggagacggagaaacaggCCCTGAGGAAGGCGCTTatagaggagagacagagattcTGCTGCTTCGTCGCCATGCTCCGGCCTGTCGTG GATGAGGAAATTTCTATGTTGGGAGAGGTCATCCATCTCCAGGCCATCTCTGATGACCTCAAagccctgacctctgacccacaCAAGCTTCCGCCTGCCAGTGAACAG gtGATCATGGATCTGAAGGGCTCAGACTATGGTTGGTCATATCAAACGCCCCCCTCTTCCCCCAGCCACACCATGTCCAGGAAGTCCAGCATGTGCAG TAGTCTGAACAGCGTTAACAGTAGTGACTCCAGGGGATCCAGTGGCTCCCACTCTcattctccttcctcctcttcttcctcctcttcctcacaccaACTCTTCCAACACCATCACCCCCGCCATCGGTACCGTAGCTCCACGCTGCCGCAGCCGGCCCCAGCTCGGCTCTCGAGCATCTCCTCCCACGACTCGGGTTTCATTTCCTCATCACAAGACCAATACATGTCGTCCAAATCATCCTCGCCTATGCCAGCTGAAACAAAG GCTTGTCCCAGTTCCAGCTGCTCTGAGGTGTCTGAGACTGGGCAGCTTCACAGTGACTGCAGCGCCCCCTCTCCTCTAGCTGCTGCTACTGCACCTCAGCACACTGACAAg GACTGGGCAAAGCCAGGGCCTTACGACCAGCCCATGGTCAACACACtaaggaggaagaaagacaagGAGACCCCGGCTATAATCGACAGTAATGGTAACATGAACAGTGACGGCTCGATCTCGTCCTCAACACCAGCTCGGGCTGTTCTACAAACACCAAGCTCATCGGCTTCTGTGGTAGAGAAAAGCAGGACTGTGGCGGCACCTCTCAAG GCTGGTGAATTCGAGGTCCATGAGGAACTGGCCCTAGTCTTGTCCAGAGGTCTGGAGCTGGACACCCAGAGGTCCAGCAGAGACTCCATGCAGTGCTCGAGTGGCTACAGCACCCAGACCAACACACCCTGCTGCTCCGAAGACACCATACCTTCACAAG TATCAGATTATGACTATTTCTCAATGGCTGGAGATCAGGAGCCTGAGCAGCAGCATTCTGAATTTGACAAGTCCTCCACCATCCCCAGAAACAGTGACATCAGTCAGTCCTACCGACGCATGTTCCAGACCAAACGCCCAGCCTCCACAGCCGGTCTGCCCAGCACACAGGCTCCGTACCCTGGACAGGGGGCCTACCCCGTGGGGCCTTATCCTCCCACACCGATCCACACAGGAGCTTATCCATCTAACCCTACAG GCCCATGTTCAGGTCAATCGTTTTATTCCGGATCCAGCTCCTATAATGCCTCTGGCTCCTATCCTACAAGCCACGGCCCAGTTATGGTCACCCCAGGGGTTGCCACAATCCGCCGCACCCCGTCCTCAAAACCTTCCGCTCGCCGCTCAGGCTCTGTCGTGGGCACAGGCCCCATCCCTATTCGCACGCCCGTCGTCCCGGTGAAAATCCCAACAGTCCCTGATATGTCTGCTGCGGTTAACGGGAACAGGAATGCTGAGgagaggcgaggaggaggagaaatcccATACTCTCCAACATTTACAGGAGGTGAGGATGTCGACACGTTGCCTGTGATGTCCTGGAGCGGTCAGGCTACGACCAACCCCCCCACCGTCCCGCTGCCCAACCAGCTGACCCAGCAGCACCTTCAGAGCgagactggaggagaggaggcgaggGAAGGGGGGAAGGGAAACATGCTGGTGGCCATTCGCAAGGGGGTCAAGCTCAAGAGAACCCTCACCAATGATCGCTCCTCACCGCGCATCGCATGA
- the LOC118113331 gene encoding protein MTSS 1 isoform X2, producing MEAVIEKECSALGGLFQTVIADMKSSYPIWEDFISKAGKLQSQLRATAVAVAVFLDAFQKVADLATNSRGGTRDIGSALTRMCMRHRSIEAKLKQFSIGFLECLINPLQEQVEEWKRGVNTLDKDHAKEYKRARQEIKKKSSDTLKLQKKAKKGRGDIQPQLDSAMQDVSDKYILLEETEKQALRKALIEERQRFCCFVAMLRPVVDEEISMLGEVIHLQAISDDLKALTSDPHKLPPASEQVIMDLKGSDYGWSYQTPPSSPSHTMSRKSSMCSSLNSVNSSDSRGSSGSHSHSPSSSSSSSSSHQLFQHHHPRHRYRSSTLPQPAPARLSSISSHDSGFISSSQDQYMSSKSSSPMPAETKACPSSSCSEVSETGQLHSDCSAPSPLAAATAPQHTDKLSNGFDHYSPASSPYLHSNGGSLGSGSATAFPFYPPSSSSSTSTSTSTSCPTRSWSRPASALLPDYTQYCTMGSPMVPSSQVPTWKDWAKPGPYDQPMVNTLRRKKDKETPAIIDSNGNMNSDGSISSSTPARAVLQTPSSSASVVEKSRTVAAPLKAGEFEVHEELALVLSRGLELDTQRSSRDSMQCSSGYSTQTNTPCCSEDTIPSQVSDYDYFSMAGDQEPEQQHSEFDKSSTIPRNSDISQSYRRMFQTKRPASTAGLPSTQAPYPGQGAYPVGPYPPTPIHTGAYPSNPTGPCSGQSFYSGSSSYNASGSYPTSHGPVMVTPGVATIRRTPSSKPSARRSGSVVGTGPIPIRTPVVPVKIPTVPDMSAAVNGNRNAEERRGGGEIPYSPTFTGGEDVDTLPVMSWSGQATTNPPTVPLPNQLTQQHLQSETGGEEAREGGKGNMLVAIRKGVKLKRTLTNDRSSPRIA from the exons GTGGAACCAGAGACATTGGATCAGCTTTGACCAGGATGTGTATGAGACATCGCAGCATAGAGGCCAAACTGAAGCAGTTCTCCAT AGGTTTCCTGGAGTGTCTGATCAACCCTCTACAAGAACAGGTGGAGGAGTGGAAAAGAGGAGTAAATACTTTGGACAAGGACCACGCTAAAG AATATAAAAGAGCTCGGCAGGAAATCAAGAAGAAATCCTCGGACACCCTGAAACTTcagaagaaagcaaagaaag GTCGAGGAGATATCCAGCCCCAGTTGGACAGCGCCATGCAGGATGTCAGTGATAAATACATTCTgctggaggagacggagaaacaggCCCTGAGGAAGGCGCTTatagaggagagacagagattcTGCTGCTTCGTCGCCATGCTCCGGCCTGTCGTG GATGAGGAAATTTCTATGTTGGGAGAGGTCATCCATCTCCAGGCCATCTCTGATGACCTCAAagccctgacctctgacccacaCAAGCTTCCGCCTGCCAGTGAACAG gtGATCATGGATCTGAAGGGCTCAGACTATGGTTGGTCATATCAAACGCCCCCCTCTTCCCCCAGCCACACCATGTCCAGGAAGTCCAGCATGTGCAG TAGTCTGAACAGCGTTAACAGTAGTGACTCCAGGGGATCCAGTGGCTCCCACTCTcattctccttcctcctcttcttcctcctcttcctcacaccaACTCTTCCAACACCATCACCCCCGCCATCGGTACCGTAGCTCCACGCTGCCGCAGCCGGCCCCAGCTCGGCTCTCGAGCATCTCCTCCCACGACTCGGGTTTCATTTCCTCATCACAAGACCAATACATGTCGTCCAAATCATCCTCGCCTATGCCAGCTGAAACAAAG GCTTGTCCCAGTTCCAGCTGCTCTGAGGTGTCTGAGACTGGGCAGCTTCACAGTGACTGCAGCGCCCCCTCTCCTCTAGCTGCTGCTACTGCACCTCAGCACACTGACAAg ttgTCCAATGGCTTTGACCACTACAGTCCGGCCAGTTCCCCCTACCTGCATAGCAACGGGGGGAGTTTGGGCTCGGGGTCGGCCACCGCCTTCCCGTTctaccctccctcctcctcatcctccacctccacctccacctccacctcctgccCCACTCGCTCATGGTCCCGTCCCGCCTCAGCCTTGCTGCCAGACTACACCCAATACTGTACGATGGGCTCGCCCATGGTGCCGTCATCTCAGGTCCCAACCTGGAAG GACTGGGCAAAGCCAGGGCCTTACGACCAGCCCATGGTCAACACACtaaggaggaagaaagacaagGAGACCCCGGCTATAATCGACAGTAATGGTAACATGAACAGTGACGGCTCGATCTCGTCCTCAACACCAGCTCGGGCTGTTCTACAAACACCAAGCTCATCGGCTTCTGTGGTAGAGAAAAGCAGGACTGTGGCGGCACCTCTCAAG GCTGGTGAATTCGAGGTCCATGAGGAACTGGCCCTAGTCTTGTCCAGAGGTCTGGAGCTGGACACCCAGAGGTCCAGCAGAGACTCCATGCAGTGCTCGAGTGGCTACAGCACCCAGACCAACACACCCTGCTGCTCCGAAGACACCATACCTTCACAAG TATCAGATTATGACTATTTCTCAATGGCTGGAGATCAGGAGCCTGAGCAGCAGCATTCTGAATTTGACAAGTCCTCCACCATCCCCAGAAACAGTGACATCAGTCAGTCCTACCGACGCATGTTCCAGACCAAACGCCCAGCCTCCACAGCCGGTCTGCCCAGCACACAGGCTCCGTACCCTGGACAGGGGGCCTACCCCGTGGGGCCTTATCCTCCCACACCGATCCACACAGGAGCTTATCCATCTAACCCTACAG GCCCATGTTCAGGTCAATCGTTTTATTCCGGATCCAGCTCCTATAATGCCTCTGGCTCCTATCCTACAAGCCACGGCCCAGTTATGGTCACCCCAGGGGTTGCCACAATCCGCCGCACCCCGTCCTCAAAACCTTCCGCTCGCCGCTCAGGCTCTGTCGTGGGCACAGGCCCCATCCCTATTCGCACGCCCGTCGTCCCGGTGAAAATCCCAACAGTCCCTGATATGTCTGCTGCGGTTAACGGGAACAGGAATGCTGAGgagaggcgaggaggaggagaaatcccATACTCTCCAACATTTACAGGAGGTGAGGATGTCGACACGTTGCCTGTGATGTCCTGGAGCGGTCAGGCTACGACCAACCCCCCCACCGTCCCGCTGCCCAACCAGCTGACCCAGCAGCACCTTCAGAGCgagactggaggagaggaggcgaggGAAGGGGGGAAGGGAAACATGCTGGTGGCCATTCGCAAGGGGGTCAAGCTCAAGAGAACCCTCACCAATGATCGCTCCTCACCGCGCATCGCATGA
- the LOC118113331 gene encoding protein MTSS 1 isoform X4 translates to MEAVIEKECSALGGLFQTVIADMKSSYPIWEDFISKAGKLQSQLRATAVAVAVFLDAFQKVADLATNSRGGTRDIGSALTRMCMRHRSIEAKLKQFSIGFLECLINPLQEQVEEWKRGVNTLDKDHAKEYKRARQEIKKKSSDTLKLQKKAKKADNLGRGDIQPQLDSAMQDVSDKYILLEETEKQALRKALIEERQRFCCFVAMLRPVVDEEISMLGEVIHLQAISDDLKALTSDPHKLPPASEQVIMDLKGSDYGWSYQTPPSSPSHTMSRKSSMCSSTLPQPAPARLSSISSHDSGFISSSQDQYMSSKSSSPMPAETKACPSSSCSEVSETGQLHSDCSAPSPLAAATAPQHTDKLSNGFDHYSPASSPYLHSNGGSLGSGSATAFPFYPPSSSSSTSTSTSTSCPTRSWSRPASALLPDYTQYCTMGSPMVPSSQVPTWKDWAKPGPYDQPMVNTLRRKKDKETPAIIDSNGNMNSDGSISSSTPARAVLQTPSSSASVVEKSRTVAAPLKAGEFEVHEELALVLSRGLELDTQRSSRDSMQCSSGYSTQTNTPCCSEDTIPSQVSDYDYFSMAGDQEPEQQHSEFDKSSTIPRNSDISQSYRRMFQTKRPASTAGLPSTQAPYPGQGAYPVGPYPPTPIHTGAYPSNPTGPCSGQSFYSGSSSYNASGSYPTSHGPVMVTPGVATIRRTPSSKPSARRSGSVVGTGPIPIRTPVVPVKIPTVPDMSAAVNGNRNAEERRGGGEIPYSPTFTGGEDVDTLPVMSWSGQATTNPPTVPLPNQLTQQHLQSETGGEEAREGGKGNMLVAIRKGVKLKRTLTNDRSSPRIA, encoded by the exons GTGGAACCAGAGACATTGGATCAGCTTTGACCAGGATGTGTATGAGACATCGCAGCATAGAGGCCAAACTGAAGCAGTTCTCCAT AGGTTTCCTGGAGTGTCTGATCAACCCTCTACAAGAACAGGTGGAGGAGTGGAAAAGAGGAGTAAATACTTTGGACAAGGACCACGCTAAAG AATATAAAAGAGCTCGGCAGGAAATCAAGAAGAAATCCTCGGACACCCTGAAACTTcagaagaaagcaaagaaag CTGATAATCTAG GTCGAGGAGATATCCAGCCCCAGTTGGACAGCGCCATGCAGGATGTCAGTGATAAATACATTCTgctggaggagacggagaaacaggCCCTGAGGAAGGCGCTTatagaggagagacagagattcTGCTGCTTCGTCGCCATGCTCCGGCCTGTCGTG GATGAGGAAATTTCTATGTTGGGAGAGGTCATCCATCTCCAGGCCATCTCTGATGACCTCAAagccctgacctctgacccacaCAAGCTTCCGCCTGCCAGTGAACAG gtGATCATGGATCTGAAGGGCTCAGACTATGGTTGGTCATATCAAACGCCCCCCTCTTCCCCCAGCCACACCATGTCCAGGAAGTCCAGCATGTGCAG CTCCACGCTGCCGCAGCCGGCCCCAGCTCGGCTCTCGAGCATCTCCTCCCACGACTCGGGTTTCATTTCCTCATCACAAGACCAATACATGTCGTCCAAATCATCCTCGCCTATGCCAGCTGAAACAAAG GCTTGTCCCAGTTCCAGCTGCTCTGAGGTGTCTGAGACTGGGCAGCTTCACAGTGACTGCAGCGCCCCCTCTCCTCTAGCTGCTGCTACTGCACCTCAGCACACTGACAAg ttgTCCAATGGCTTTGACCACTACAGTCCGGCCAGTTCCCCCTACCTGCATAGCAACGGGGGGAGTTTGGGCTCGGGGTCGGCCACCGCCTTCCCGTTctaccctccctcctcctcatcctccacctccacctccacctccacctcctgccCCACTCGCTCATGGTCCCGTCCCGCCTCAGCCTTGCTGCCAGACTACACCCAATACTGTACGATGGGCTCGCCCATGGTGCCGTCATCTCAGGTCCCAACCTGGAAG GACTGGGCAAAGCCAGGGCCTTACGACCAGCCCATGGTCAACACACtaaggaggaagaaagacaagGAGACCCCGGCTATAATCGACAGTAATGGTAACATGAACAGTGACGGCTCGATCTCGTCCTCAACACCAGCTCGGGCTGTTCTACAAACACCAAGCTCATCGGCTTCTGTGGTAGAGAAAAGCAGGACTGTGGCGGCACCTCTCAAG GCTGGTGAATTCGAGGTCCATGAGGAACTGGCCCTAGTCTTGTCCAGAGGTCTGGAGCTGGACACCCAGAGGTCCAGCAGAGACTCCATGCAGTGCTCGAGTGGCTACAGCACCCAGACCAACACACCCTGCTGCTCCGAAGACACCATACCTTCACAAG TATCAGATTATGACTATTTCTCAATGGCTGGAGATCAGGAGCCTGAGCAGCAGCATTCTGAATTTGACAAGTCCTCCACCATCCCCAGAAACAGTGACATCAGTCAGTCCTACCGACGCATGTTCCAGACCAAACGCCCAGCCTCCACAGCCGGTCTGCCCAGCACACAGGCTCCGTACCCTGGACAGGGGGCCTACCCCGTGGGGCCTTATCCTCCCACACCGATCCACACAGGAGCTTATCCATCTAACCCTACAG GCCCATGTTCAGGTCAATCGTTTTATTCCGGATCCAGCTCCTATAATGCCTCTGGCTCCTATCCTACAAGCCACGGCCCAGTTATGGTCACCCCAGGGGTTGCCACAATCCGCCGCACCCCGTCCTCAAAACCTTCCGCTCGCCGCTCAGGCTCTGTCGTGGGCACAGGCCCCATCCCTATTCGCACGCCCGTCGTCCCGGTGAAAATCCCAACAGTCCCTGATATGTCTGCTGCGGTTAACGGGAACAGGAATGCTGAGgagaggcgaggaggaggagaaatcccATACTCTCCAACATTTACAGGAGGTGAGGATGTCGACACGTTGCCTGTGATGTCCTGGAGCGGTCAGGCTACGACCAACCCCCCCACCGTCCCGCTGCCCAACCAGCTGACCCAGCAGCACCTTCAGAGCgagactggaggagaggaggcgaggGAAGGGGGGAAGGGAAACATGCTGGTGGCCATTCGCAAGGGGGTCAAGCTCAAGAGAACCCTCACCAATGATCGCTCCTCACCGCGCATCGCATGA